The nucleotide sequence ATCCACGGGCTTTTGTTCTTTATGATTTAGAATCGCGTTACTCCTTATCGGATTCCTTATCGATCTCGTTCGCTTCGTTTTCCTGTGCCCTGGCGGCTTCGGCCACTTCCTTACCCTTCAAGTAGTCGGGCAATTGCATTCCGGCCATATTGAACATTTCCTGTAAAGGTGGAACGGACTTGTACATTCCAGAGATGAAGTTGGCGGTAGAGCCTTTTCCATCACCCGTCTTGGCGCCAGAATCCCATACGGTCACCTTATCTATTTTGATATTCTTGATAGCTTCGGCCTGGGTTTTCACCAGTTCAGGAAGCTTATCGGCCACTAACAACAGTACGGCGTCTTTAGGACTGTTACCTGCCGCTTTTACGATTTCATCGAAACCTTGTGCCTGTTTGGTCAATATTTCAAAAAGACCCTTCGCTTCGGCCTGTGCCTTGAAAAGGATTGCATCGGCCTCACCTCTTGCCCTTCTACGGATCATTTCCGCTTCGGCTTCGGCAGCGATCTCTACTTTCTTTTTATCGATTTCCGCAGGAACTACAATATCGGCCATTTGTGAGCTACGAACCCTTTCGGCCCTTGCAATTTCCGCATCTTTTTCAGCAGCATACGATTCTTCCAAAGCTTTTGCCGCCTGTACTTTCTCCGCTGCGATCGCAGTTCTTTCGGCCTCGGCCTCGCGCTGACGACGCAAGGAATCAGAATTCGCCACATTAATTTTCGCAATGTTCTCCCCTTCAACGGCCTGGGCATTGGCAGCGGCCACTTGGGTACGCTCATCTTGAACGGCATTGGCCTCACCAATGGAACCGTCCCTGTTTTTCTCCGCAACGGATTTTCTTGCCGCGTTAATGGCATGTGCCGCAGCTTCTTTACCCAGTGCTTCTATATAGCCCGACTCATCAACAATATCCGTAATGTTTACGTTAATGAGTTTTAGTCCCACTTTCTTTAATTCCGATTCTACACTCTGAGAGATATTCGTCAAAAATTTATCCCTATCCGAGTTAATTTCCTCAATATCCATTGAAGCCACTACCAAACGCAACTGACCGAAAATAATTTCCTTGGCCAAGTCTTGCACTTCTTGCATACCCTGACCCAAAAGACGTTCGGCGGCATTTTGCATGATTCCGGGTTCGGTAGAGATACCGATGGTAAAACGGGAAGGTACGTTTACCCTAATATTCTGTTTACTCAAGGCATTTACCAGGTTTACCTCGATTGAAATAGGCGTCAGGTCCAAGTATTCGTAATCTTGGATAACCGGCCAGATAAAGGCTGCACCACCGTGTATACACTTGGCAGAACTACCTTCTCCCACCTTTCCGTAAACCACAAGGATACGGTCGGAAGGACAGCGTTTGTACCGTCTGATAAACGATATGATAATGATAAAAAAGAAAAGAATGGCAAAGCCAATGGCAAGCAACGAAGCGCTTCCCGCAAGTTGTAGGGGTACTGATAGCATTTAGTTAATTATTTATGGGTTCAACAATTAAAATTCCGTTCGCGGTCACTTCCTTTACGACGACCACATCGCCCTGCACCAGGTCTTTATCGGCGTTGGTCAATGCTTCCAATTCACGTAGCGTGCCCTGCACATTGATACTTACTTTACCGATGCTCTTGCGATTGGCCCCAATGGTCAAATACACCTCGCCGATCTGGTTCAATGCATTCTTTAGTTTTAGGGTTCCACTGCTCTGCAATTTGCCTAAATAATAGAACAGCGAAGCCATGGCCAACATCATAAGCAAACCGCATATGACAGATATAACCACCGTAAGGCCTTTTGCTACTCCGGCGTCTAAACAAGCAATGCCCGACCATCCGAATATGGTAAAAAAGCCGACAAGGTTTTTAAAGGATAAAAATTGAAATTCTATACCGGTGTCGCCCTCTATCTCAACATCGACATCACCCTCGATGTCGTCTATCTCCCCTCCGATAAAGGTCATTATCAATAAAATAATGAGAATAATGGATGCCGTTATGGCTGTGACCCAGTAGATTTTTTCGAACAACGTCATCATTTCGAACCCTAGTTCCATAAGCTAAAAAAAAGTTTAGGTTGGCGATTAAAGATAAGAATAATCTCACTTCAATCGAATTCAAAAAGCAGGCTAGACCTTACGGGACAACAGAATGGAAACCGCATTACCACCGAAACCTACTGCATTTACCAGTATTTTCCCAAGCTTTCCCGGTGCTGAAGCATTCGTAACAAATGGTACTTTTATCAGCTGTTGTTCTTGCAACATCAAGACCGCCAGTTCTATGCTTAACGCTCCCGACGCTCCAAAAGTATGCCCTACTTTCCATTTATTTGTAGTCAAAAACGGTAAGTTGTTACAGAATACTTTTTCAATGGCCTTATATTCAGATATATCGCCCTTGACAGTACCCGGTGCATGCATTACGATGGCATCTACCTCATCGGGATGAATTTCGCCCAAGGCCATCTTCATGGAGGCCTGAAAACACTCGGCATCTGTAGAAATAGAGATATTATGGCGCAAGGGTTCCGTTGCGTAGCCCACTCCTTCGATAACGGCCAAGGTCTTCTCTGTCAACCCTTTTTCCAAGCAGATTACAGAAGCCCCTTCACCGAGGATCATAGTACTTTTTTCCTTTTCAAAGTCCAAAGCACGACTGGGGAAACCTCCATTTCCTTCGGAAGCGTTCTCCTCCCGATACTGCGAATAAATTTTGAGAGCCTTCATTTGCGCAATGGTGAAAGGGGTCAATGGAGCCTCGCTTCCCCCTACCAGAAACTTGTTGGCCATACCGCTTCTTAGCCATGCCACTCCGTTTAAAACGGCATGAAGGGCCGTAGAACACGTAATGGAATGCGAAATCTCGGGACCTTTGGTCTTTAGGTCGTGTGCCACCCAAGACGAAATATTCCCCAAGGTGGTGGTAGGCGACGAGAGTGTTGCCGTTCTATTGTTTTCAAGGAATTCTTGATGGTATTTTTCGAAGAGTGCCGTTGCCCCACGTGATGAACCGATATTGACGCCAAAATCATCGCCCGCCTTCCATCCGGCTTTGGCAATTGCATCCCTCGAGGCATAAAGTGCGAACAAGACCGAATCGTCAAGGCTTTTGTATTTGTTGTCGGAATTTCTTAGCTGTTCTATCTCCTCCTTTGAGTCCTTTGACAAGGGGGCGGCCCATTCCTTGGTTTCACCAAAATCCTTTTGTTCAAAAAGATGGCTGTCTTTAAGGTAGCTCTCCCAGGTTTCCCCTGAAGTTTTTCCCAACGGGGAAATTGAGCCTATTGCGGTAATGGATATCGGTTGTTCTTTCAAGCGTTGGATTTAAATACGGTTCAGTAGATCCTCTATGGTAGCATATATTTTCTGCAGCTGCGCATCGGTAATGACATATGGTGCAGAAATATAAACGGTACTACCCAAAGGCCGCAAAAATACCCCATTATTCATGAAATGCCTGAAAATTTGGTCGCGTAAATTGCCATAACGCTCCATTTTCACGTTCAGGTCCAACGCATATATGATTCCGCACTGTCGTGTACGGGCCACCTTGGGGTGATTCTTTATTTTAAGATCGAAGCCCTGGTGTGAGGCGATTATTCTTTTGATACTGTCTTGGATCTCTTGTGACCGTAGCAGGTCTAAGCCTGCCAAAGCTGCCGTACAGGCCAAGGGATTGGCCGTATAGGTATGCCCGTGGAACAAGCCTTTTGCCAGGTCATCACTATAAAACGCGTTGTAAACCTCTAGGGTACAACTCGTAATTGCCATAGGCACCAGTCCCGCCGTTAGGGCTTTCGACATACATATGATATCGGGTTTGGAAGCTATGTGGTCGGAAGCAAAAGCCTTTCCGGTCTTACCGAAGCCCGTCATTACCTCATCGGCGATCGTAAGTACCCCGTGTTTTTTCAAAAGCACCAATATGCGGTCTAGGTTTTCGGCCTTGTGCATCTTCATGGCCGCGGCGCCTTGTACCAAAGGCTCGTAAATGAACCCTGCAATATCGTTTTGTTGCAACCTGGCTTCCAATTGTAGCAGAATGCTTTCTATATTTTCATCGGTGGGCACGGCTATTCGCTCCACATCAATAAAAAACTCCTCGAATGGACCGTTGTAAACCGATAGTCCAGAAACGGACATCGCCCCGAAGGTATCCCCATGAAACCCCTCCTCAAAGGCCAGAAGGGTCTTGCGCTTTCTGCCTTGGTTAAAATGGAATTGCAAGGCCATTTTGATCCCGATTTCCGTAGCCGTAGAGCCATTATCGGAAAAGAAAAGTTTCTCTTGGTTTTCGGGCAGTAACTTTATCAGTTCTTCCGACAGTTTTACGGCAGGCTCATGGGTAAAACCACTGAAGACCACTTGATCCAATTTTTGCATCTGGGCGTAGACCCTATCGGTGATATAGGTATTACAATGACCATAGGCACTGGTATACCAAGAAGCGATACCATCTATATACTCCTTTCCATCCTCATCGTACAAAACCACACCTTTCGCCTTGGCGATCCCTAACATATCAGGATGCAACTTATGCTGTGTTAAAGGGTGCCATAAGTGCTTTTTATCCCTAAGTGATAAACTTTCCCTTACCAGGGTTTCTGACGCGTTTGCCTTCTTCATAATGCAAAGATGAGAAATTAAAACTTTTTTTTTGAAGTATTTTGTTGATCTTTAGCCTAGAAAAATCAAAGGAAAATGAAATTTTTTGATGTCGGATTTTTACACCCGACCAATACAAAAAACCTATATCGGCTATCGTTTTTAATCATTGTCCTCTACACGATATCCCTTTTTTACAATCTGCACCTCGCACCCTTGTATTCGGAAGAACCACGGCGTGCATTGGTAGCCTTGGAAATGCTGTTGAACAACAACTTTGTAGTCACCACCATTCTAAAACAAACCTTTTACGACCACCCGCCATTATGGAACATTGTACTCGCCGGAAGCATAAAGCTCTTTGGTTACAACACCTTTGCCCTTCGTTTTCCTTCGGCATTTTCACTTCTGCTCACGGGCATTCTTGCCTTTTACATGGGCAGAAAATACATTAACACCAAATTCGGCATCTTAAGCGCCTTCTATTACTTGGTCTGTGCCGACCTTTATTTCTATTTTTCCGTAACCGCCGAAATCGATATCTTTTACTCCCTACTGGTCACCCTTAGCATATTCAGCATCTTTCATTTTTACGAACAGAAACAGTTTTACCGTCTTTTTGGTGCTGCCTATTTTTTTATTACCCTTGCCTTTTTGACCAAGGGCTTTGCCTCTTTCGCCTTTATAATAATCACCTTGGGCTCATACCTATTGTATAAAAAAGACCTCAAGCGACTTTTCTCTTGGCCACATATCTTTTGCGCCCTCTTATCTGCGGCTGCGGTCTATTTCTACTTTTATATTTACGGAAGTTATGAGAACCTAGGCAGGTATATTTCGGAAATGTGGGGCCTAACACAACAGCGCACCTTACTCAGCGACCGGTTTGATGGAATCGTAAAACACCTATTCATGTTTCCCTTGAATTTCTTAGGCGTGATCTTTCCCTCTACCCTGTTCCTATTGTTTATTTGGAAAAAAGAACAGATACAAAACATCAAGGCACAACCCTACCTTGTTTTTCTGGTCATCGCCTTTATCGCCAACTTTTTGGTGTATTGGGTTTCTCCCGGAGCTAGAATCAGGTACACCTATATGTTCTTCCCCATGGTAGTAACCGTATTGAGCTACCCTTTGTTTCTTCGGCTAAAAGAAACCAACTGGAAACACAAGGCCTATCACACTCTTTTTAAGGTAATCATGGCCATTGCCGCCCTTGCCTGTATGGTGATTCCGTTTGTGGGCTATTTTTCCATTTTACCCCATCTAAAATACACCATGCCACTTTTCGGACTGCTTCTTGTGCTCACCCTTGTGTTTCACCATAAGACCATCGGATACACCAAACACCTTTTCGTTATTACCTTTATCGTACTCTGTAGATTGGTCTTTGACCATGTGGCCCTACCCATGAAGGCCTTGACCTCATCCGGGGCAGCACACAAGAGCTATGCCGAGGACATTTATAAGATTATAGGCGAGGACGAAACTCCGCTTTACGTATTTACACAGGAAGATTTACGGACCCACATCCAAACGCCGTTCAAATTATACGAAACGGCATCATATCTAGAAATGTCGCGCAAGTCAATCGTAATGAATACGGATCAGTGTGAGTTGCCCGGCTACTATATTTTCAACAAGCAGAACCTAGAAGGCCGCGAACCCCTATACGAATTCACCATAAGCAAGGTAGATTTGGCCTTGGTAAAAATAGACTGAGTCTACCTAGAGCGTTTTCAATATGGAAGCGAACTTATCGGCGTATCTTTTAACGACGGCCTTGTCAAAAACAGGCTCCTCATCTATACGACCGATCAAGGATGCCCCTGTTTTGTGCAGGATGATATTTTCAGATTCCGGATCGGCATCCCCACTAAAGAGTATGGAAACATCATATCCTTTTTGTTGTAACCAACCCACGGTCAACAAGGTGTGGTTGATACTGCCCAAATAATGTCTCGAAACTACTACAACATGATAAGTAGGCATAATGATATCTAGCACGGTGTCGTTTTCGTTCAAAGGAACCAAAATCCCCCCTGCCCCTTCGATCACCAAGGCATTATCCGTCTCGGGCAAAACAATATCAAGTCGATCTATACTTACCCCTTCTTTTTCCGCCGCCGCATGTGGGCTCATAGGTGTTTTCAGTTCATAGCTGCTTTTATGAATGACCGTTTTATCATTTGAAACCAAAGACTTCACCTTGTCACTATCGGTATAATCCAGCTCTCCCGCCTGAACGGGTTTCCAGTAATCCGCTTCAAGGGCTTCGGCAATAATTGCGGAAGCTATGGTCTTTCCTACTTCGGTAGATATTCCTGTCACAAAAATTTGCTGCATGCTATTGAGGTTTTGTTATCATGTTACAATGTAGGCATTTGTATTTTTTTTCTTCAAAAAAAGGAAAAAGTTTATATAAAATTCCTTTTCTGTTATAATACACCTCAGATTTTTGCATTTTACAATTCGGACAGACCACTAAATTCCCATTATCATCTAGGGCATAAGCCCTAACCTCGTTATATATTTCAATGGCCTTCTCTTTATCTTCGGTGTACACCTGCAATTTGACCCCACCAATGGCATTGCTGATGAGCGGGTCGGAATTTAAGGTATGCTCATCCTTCAGAAAAACAGGAATGCCCTCGGACTCTAATTTTCCTTTAAGTATTTGAACGTCGGAGGGATATTCAAAGGAGGCTATGGTATAAAACTTCTCTTTCATATTACAATAGGCTGGCCACTTCTTCCAGTAGGTTATCAATCTCTTTTTCGGTATTAAAACTATGCAGACAGATCCGCAATCGCTCTTGCCCCTCCGGAACGGTGGGCGAAAGGATCGCGCGAACATCGAAGCCTTTATCTTGAATGGCCTTGGCCATGTTCCGGGCCTTGTGGTTCCCTGGGACCAGACAACAGTGAATGGCCGAATCACTGATGATGAATTGTTCCTTCAGGCCCAAATCGCTTTGTCTACGGTTAAAATAGGAAATGTTGTGCTTCAGTTTTTCCAATCCATCACTAGGCATCTTCAAATGGCCATATGCCGATAGTACCGAGGCTATCGAATGAGGCGGAAGCCCTGTCGTGTAGATAAAACTACGGGCAAAATTCACCAGGTACGATTTTAGGCCTTCGCTGCCCAAAATTGCAGCACCATGGCAGCCCACACCTTTTCCGAAGGTAACCAGGCGGGCAAATACACTGTCCTGCAAGTTCAAGACTTGCACCAATCCCTCCCCATGTTTCCCCAAAACCCCTAAGGCATGGGCCTCGTCGACCACCAAACGGCAATTTTGAGCTTTGCATAGGGCCGCTAAATCATTTAAATCGGGGGTATCGCCATCCATCGAAAAAACCGATTCCGTCACCACGTATATTTCGGTGTCGGCGAGATTTCGACTCCGTTCCATCCGGCATCTGTTGTTCAGGTCGTCGAGGTCGTTATGTTTAAATTTATAACTCTTGGCATTGCCCATACGAATACCGTCGCGAATACTCGCATGAATGTACTCATCATAAAAAACGACATCGCCGCGTTGGGGCACCGAACTAAAAAAGCCGATATTGGCGTCGTAACCCGAGTTAAAGACCAAGGCCGCCCCGGTTTGGTGAAATTGACATAGCTCAGCCTCCAAGGCCTGATAAAGAGAGTGGTTCCCCGAAAGTAAACGCGAACCCGTTGCCCCGTTTTGCAAGACCTTATGCCCTTCCATAAGACGCAAGGCTTCGCTAGAAACGGATTGGCTCCTTGAAAGTCCCAAATAATCATTGGACGAAAAATCGACCAAACCATGGGATACGGGCAAGCTTCTTAAGGCATTAACAGCATTTCTATCGCTTAGCTTTTTCGCTAATTTTTCGGGAAGGTCTACCATAACCCAAATGTAGCATCTTTGAACGAATAGAAAAACCACGGCGGGCATCCGGATCGAGGTCCTTTCTATTCCTTACCCTATTCTACCGTTTTTTTGACGAATATTATACCTTTAACCTATTGAACATCCACAATCCTGATTTAATGAAATTCTCTTTATCCTTCCTTCTGTGTATTACCGCCAGCATTCTTTATGCCCAAACCAACCGCTACGAAATTTCCTTTGACAATGCCGTACACCACGAAGCGGTAGTAAAGGGTACTTTTATAGAGCTGAAAGCCGACACGGTCGCTTTTCGTATGAGCCGCACTTCACCCGGACGCTATGCCCTGCACGAATTCGCAAAGAACGTGTACAATTTCAAAGCCACCGACAGCAAGGGGAAGGCTCTTGAGGTCTTACGCCCCGACCCCTATTCGTGGCAGGTAATCGGGCACGACGGCACAATCGCCATAAGCTACACCTTGTTCGCCAACCGGGGCGGCGGCACCTATTCGCAGGTAGACGAGACCCACGCCCACCTGAACATTCCGGCCACCTTTATGTATGCCCCCGATCTAAGCGATCGAAAAATTGAAGTGGATTTTAAGCTTCGGGAAGATTTAAACTGGAAAATCGCCACCCAGCTCCCCTTAGTGTCAGGCACTACCTATTCCGCCCCTAACCTCTATTATTTTATGGATAGCCCAACGGAGATAAGCGACCATGCCGTTCGTGAATTTGAAGTAGACCATAACGGAAAGCAGCAGAACATACGATTTGTACTGCACCACAACGGCACGGACGAAGAACTCGACGCCTATTTTGAACAGGTTAAAAAGGTGGTCCTCGCCGAAAAAGAGGTTTATGGTGAACTGCCCGATTTCGACTACGGCACCTACACCTTTTTGGCGTGCTATGTGCCCAATGCATCGGGCGACGGGATGGAGCACCGCAACTCGACCGTTTTGACCAGTACACGCAGTCTTTCGGGCGGGGGTATGGAAGGCAACATCGGCACGGTTTCCCACGAATTCTTCCATGCGTGGAACGTAGAGCGCATCCGCCCCAAATGCTTGGAACCTTTCGATTTTGAGGAAGCCAACATGAGCGGGGCCCTATGGTTTGCCGAAGGTTTTACGAGCTATTACACCAACCTCATCCTTTGCAGGGCCGGCATCATCTCCCCCGAAAAATACGTAGAGGGCATTTCGGGCACCTTCAACTATGTATGGAACTCACCGGCCCGCCAATTCTTCAATCCCATAGAAATGAGCTATCAAGCCCCCTTTGTGGACGCCGCTACCTCGGTAGATCCCGTGAACCGAGAAAATACCTTTATTTCCTATTATTCGTACGGAAGCGTCCTCGGTCTTGCCTTGGATCTATCGCTTCGCGAGGAAAAACTGAACCTCGACGATTTTATGAAGCTGGTTTGGAAGCAGTACGGAAAAACCGAAAAACCCTATACCCTGGAAAACCTTCGGCAATCACTCGCCGAATATGCCGGAAGCGATTTTGCCGAGACCTATTTCGACAAGTACATCTACCGTAGCGAAATGCCCGATTATGCATCGCTCTTAGGTTCCGTTGGGGTTACTTTGCAACAGGATTCCGAACGCCCCTATTTTGGTGCCGCCGTTTCCTTAAATGGCGATGGCCACGGGGAAATCCGGTCCAACCCCAAAATAGGCACACCGGCCTATGAAGCCGGACTCGACAAGGGCGATATCATTACCGATATCAACGGGAGCGGTTTTCCGGACGGACAGCAATTCAGCGCCTACATCGAAAAGCTCAAGGTCGGCGACACCCTAAAGATCACCTTCGAGCGTTTTGGGACAGAAAAGCACTGTACGGTCGTTCTAGGGGCAAATCCCGATTACCGGCTATCGTTAATGGAGAAGGAAGGCGGAAAGCCATCGAAAAAACAAATGCGCCAAAGAAAGGAATGGCTTAAAACCGAAACGCGGTGATACGTTACGGCACGGCATCGACCGATGACGAACTGAAGCAGATCCTCGC is from Zobellia galactanivorans and encodes:
- a CDS encoding flotillin family protein, which encodes MLSVPLQLAGSASLLAIGFAILFFFIIIISFIRRYKRCPSDRILVVYGKVGEGSSAKCIHGGAAFIWPVIQDYEYLDLTPISIEVNLVNALSKQNIRVNVPSRFTIGISTEPGIMQNAAERLLGQGMQEVQDLAKEIIFGQLRLVVASMDIEEINSDRDKFLTNISQSVESELKKVGLKLINVNITDIVDESGYIEALGKEAAAHAINAARKSVAEKNRDGSIGEANAVQDERTQVAAANAQAVEGENIAKINVANSDSLRRQREAEAERTAIAAEKVQAAKALEESYAAEKDAEIARAERVRSSQMADIVVPAEIDKKKVEIAAEAEAEMIRRRARGEADAILFKAQAEAKGLFEILTKQAQGFDEIVKAAGNSPKDAVLLLVADKLPELVKTQAEAIKNIKIDKVTVWDSGAKTGDGKGSTANFISGMYKSVPPLQEMFNMAGMQLPDYLKGKEVAEAARAQENEANEIDKESDKE
- a CDS encoding beta-ketoacyl synthase N-terminal-like domain-containing protein, whose translation is MKEQPISITAIGSISPLGKTSGETWESYLKDSHLFEQKDFGETKEWAAPLSKDSKEEIEQLRNSDNKYKSLDDSVLFALYASRDAIAKAGWKAGDDFGVNIGSSRGATALFEKYHQEFLENNRTATLSSPTTTLGNISSWVAHDLKTKGPEISHSITCSTALHAVLNGVAWLRSGMANKFLVGGSEAPLTPFTIAQMKALKIYSQYREENASEGNGGFPSRALDFEKEKSTMILGEGASVICLEKGLTEKTLAVIEGVGYATEPLRHNISISTDAECFQASMKMALGEIHPDEVDAIVMHAPGTVKGDISEYKAIEKVFCNNLPFLTTNKWKVGHTFGASGALSIELAVLMLQEQQLIKVPFVTNASAPGKLGKILVNAVGFGGNAVSILLSRKV
- the bioA gene encoding adenosylmethionine--8-amino-7-oxononanoate transaminase, whose protein sequence is MKKANASETLVRESLSLRDKKHLWHPLTQHKLHPDMLGIAKAKGVVLYDEDGKEYIDGIASWYTSAYGHCNTYITDRVYAQMQKLDQVVFSGFTHEPAVKLSEELIKLLPENQEKLFFSDNGSTATEIGIKMALQFHFNQGRKRKTLLAFEEGFHGDTFGAMSVSGLSVYNGPFEEFFIDVERIAVPTDENIESILLQLEARLQQNDIAGFIYEPLVQGAAAMKMHKAENLDRILVLLKKHGVLTIADEVMTGFGKTGKAFASDHIASKPDIICMSKALTAGLVPMAITSCTLEVYNAFYSDDLAKGLFHGHTYTANPLACTAALAGLDLLRSQEIQDSIKRIIASHQGFDLKIKNHPKVARTRQCGIIYALDLNVKMERYGNLRDQIFRHFMNNGVFLRPLGSTVYISAPYVITDAQLQKIYATIEDLLNRI
- a CDS encoding ArnT family glycosyltransferase codes for the protein MKFFDVGFLHPTNTKNLYRLSFLIIVLYTISLFYNLHLAPLYSEEPRRALVALEMLLNNNFVVTTILKQTFYDHPPLWNIVLAGSIKLFGYNTFALRFPSAFSLLLTGILAFYMGRKYINTKFGILSAFYYLVCADLYFYFSVTAEIDIFYSLLVTLSIFSIFHFYEQKQFYRLFGAAYFFITLAFLTKGFASFAFIIITLGSYLLYKKDLKRLFSWPHIFCALLSAAAVYFYFYIYGSYENLGRYISEMWGLTQQRTLLSDRFDGIVKHLFMFPLNFLGVIFPSTLFLLFIWKKEQIQNIKAQPYLVFLVIAFIANFLVYWVSPGARIRYTYMFFPMVVTVLSYPLFLRLKETNWKHKAYHTLFKVIMAIAALACMVIPFVGYFSILPHLKYTMPLFGLLLVLTLVFHHKTIGYTKHLFVITFIVLCRLVFDHVALPMKALTSSGAAHKSYAEDIYKIIGEDETPLYVFTQEDLRTHIQTPFKLYETASYLEMSRKSIVMNTDQCELPGYYIFNKQNLEGREPLYEFTISKVDLALVKID
- the bioD gene encoding dethiobiotin synthase; translated protein: MQQIFVTGISTEVGKTIASAIIAEALEADYWKPVQAGELDYTDSDKVKSLVSNDKTVIHKSSYELKTPMSPHAAAEKEGVSIDRLDIVLPETDNALVIEGAGGILVPLNENDTVLDIIMPTYHVVVVSRHYLGSINHTLLTVGWLQQKGYDVSILFSGDADPESENIILHKTGASLIGRIDEEPVFDKAVVKRYADKFASILKTL
- a CDS encoding putative signal transducing protein, with product MKEKFYTIASFEYPSDVQILKGKLESEGIPVFLKDEHTLNSDPLISNAIGGVKLQVYTEDKEKAIEIYNEVRAYALDDNGNLVVCPNCKMQKSEVYYNRKGILYKLFPFFEEKKYKCLHCNMITKPQ
- a CDS encoding aminotransferase class I/II-fold pyridoxal phosphate-dependent enzyme; translation: MVDLPEKLAKKLSDRNAVNALRSLPVSHGLVDFSSNDYLGLSRSQSVSSEALRLMEGHKVLQNGATGSRLLSGNHSLYQALEAELCQFHQTGAALVFNSGYDANIGFFSSVPQRGDVVFYDEYIHASIRDGIRMGNAKSYKFKHNDLDDLNNRCRMERSRNLADTEIYVVTESVFSMDGDTPDLNDLAALCKAQNCRLVVDEAHALGVLGKHGEGLVQVLNLQDSVFARLVTFGKGVGCHGAAILGSEGLKSYLVNFARSFIYTTGLPPHSIASVLSAYGHLKMPSDGLEKLKHNISYFNRRQSDLGLKEQFIISDSAIHCCLVPGNHKARNMAKAIQDKGFDVRAILSPTVPEGQERLRICLHSFNTEKEIDNLLEEVASLL
- a CDS encoding M61 family metallopeptidase yields the protein MKFSLSFLLCITASILYAQTNRYEISFDNAVHHEAVVKGTFIELKADTVAFRMSRTSPGRYALHEFAKNVYNFKATDSKGKALEVLRPDPYSWQVIGHDGTIAISYTLFANRGGGTYSQVDETHAHLNIPATFMYAPDLSDRKIEVDFKLREDLNWKIATQLPLVSGTTYSAPNLYYFMDSPTEISDHAVREFEVDHNGKQQNIRFVLHHNGTDEELDAYFEQVKKVVLAEKEVYGELPDFDYGTYTFLACYVPNASGDGMEHRNSTVLTSTRSLSGGGMEGNIGTVSHEFFHAWNVERIRPKCLEPFDFEEANMSGALWFAEGFTSYYTNLILCRAGIISPEKYVEGISGTFNYVWNSPARQFFNPIEMSYQAPFVDAATSVDPVNRENTFISYYSYGSVLGLALDLSLREEKLNLDDFMKLVWKQYGKTEKPYTLENLRQSLAEYAGSDFAETYFDKYIYRSEMPDYASLLGSVGVTLQQDSERPYFGAAVSLNGDGHGEIRSNPKIGTPAYEAGLDKGDIITDINGSGFPDGQQFSAYIEKLKVGDTLKITFERFGTEKHCTVVLGANPDYRLSLMEKEGGKPSKKQMRQRKEWLKTETR